In Desulfobulbus oralis, one DNA window encodes the following:
- a CDS encoding L,D-transpeptidase family protein: MLPASLFRFSRPDGRRRSGLWLLTLLLLALAFTGCARQERPQTRNNGSAGSLSPLYSRLPERSEEQRPLLAHSSTPQSELSIAVGQSQSLRLQGEFQKSGLALGAPIFIRIFKESHELELWVQRGERYYLFRKYPIAYFSGGLGPKLEEGDQQAPEGFYAVSPQHMNPWSNFHLAFNVGYPNQYDLEHNASGGLIMIHGKRESIGCFAMTDRIIEEIYTIADRALNAGQPAFHLHIFPFRMTPANLQRHAHSPHFAFWRNILHGYTLFELTHVPPLVTVQNRHYAFSPGRAGRNALAPPANMVSIGHDLQVLP, encoded by the coding sequence ATGTTGCCCGCATCCCTGTTCCGCTTCTCTCGTCCTGACGGCCGGCGTCGCAGCGGCCTTTGGCTTTTGACCCTGTTGCTGCTGGCCCTGGCCTTCACCGGCTGCGCCCGGCAGGAGCGGCCCCAGACCCGCAACAACGGCAGCGCAGGCTCGCTGTCCCCGCTCTATTCCCGCCTGCCCGAACGCAGTGAAGAACAGCGGCCGCTCCTTGCCCACTCCAGCACGCCGCAGAGCGAGCTGTCGATCGCGGTCGGTCAGAGCCAGTCCCTGCGCCTTCAGGGCGAATTCCAGAAATCGGGCCTGGCGCTGGGAGCGCCGATCTTCATCCGCATCTTCAAGGAAAGCCACGAGCTGGAACTCTGGGTCCAGCGTGGCGAACGCTACTATCTCTTCAGAAAGTACCCCATCGCCTATTTCTCGGGCGGACTGGGCCCCAAATTGGAAGAAGGCGACCAGCAGGCGCCCGAAGGCTTCTATGCGGTCAGCCCGCAGCACATGAATCCGTGGAGCAATTTTCACCTGGCCTTCAACGTGGGCTATCCCAATCAGTACGACCTGGAGCACAATGCCTCCGGCGGCCTGATCATGATTCACGGCAAGCGGGAATCCATCGGCTGCTTCGCCATGACCGACCGGATTATCGAAGAGATCTACACCATTGCCGACCGGGCGCTCAATGCCGGCCAGCCCGCCTTCCACCTGCATATCTTCCCTTTCCGCATGACGCCCGCCAACCTGCAGCGCCACGCCCATTCGCCCCACTTTGCCTTCTGGCGCAACATCCTGCACGGCTACACGCTCTTTGAACTGACCCACGTGCCGCCGCTGGTCACCGTGCAGAACCGGCATTATGCCTTTTCTCCGGGTCGTGC